In Lodderomyces elongisporus chromosome 1, complete sequence, the DNA window ActgaaaggaaaggaaaggattGCATGAATAAATGAGTGAATGagtgaatgaatgaatgaaaaaaaaaaaattactcGTTAAGGTACAGTTTCCCAATTGGGAAATAAATTGGAGTTTGacacaaagagagagagagaaaaaaaaaaaaaaaaagaagggcGAGCCATGCagaataaaatgaaattcGCGTTTCTCAGCTGCCAGTAACTCCTTCATCGCGAAACAGTGTGcaaggggggggggggggggagggagGAGTGAAGAAacagagaaaataaataaagaaataaattgaaGGTAAAAGGGTAAATGTGAAAATGGAAGGAATTGGAGATGGGGAAAACAAtagagaaagaacaaacaaaaaataataataataaagaaagagaagaggaggaagaggaagaagaagaatatctatttatttatttattcccGAAAGGAGGTTTCAGaataagtaaaaaaagGGCCATTTAACTAAATGGGTAATAAGCTATGTGCTGAACTTGATTATAGAAACGCGTAAACTCTTTCTAGACATTGGAgtgattgtttttttatgttaTGGTAAAGTTGTTGTCTGGACCTTGTCCTATCCTTGTATCAATCCTTATCCttatccttttcttttgctttgcttttgttttctcttcctGATAAGACAATATGATGAACTGTGGAAGGAAGTGGAGGtgatggaaagaaaaggaaaaagaaaaacaagaagaagatggtAGAGATAAAGAGCAGCGGTGAATAGTTAGATGATAATTTCGAGCTAAGCAAGTTCTTTATCCTTTGCAATATATTCTTTCAGGATAGACATGcccatatttttttttcaaaatctaCTCTAGGTTTCAATTACTTTGAAACTATAGCTCATGGTATTACtagtttccttttcttttttggagaAGGGTACTCGGTTCAACTATTTGACTTAAACTGGAAAAGTCAATAGCGCTAGGATCAACAATTGAAATTCTACAATTACGCAAAATGGcaaactttttcttttcctttctgttcttttacaatattattatcaccattactactattgctattattatcatcacCATTACTACCATTgctataatttttttgtttgtttcgaAACGTATAGAATTTTGACGCTACCACTCAGCCTGGCTTGCCCTTTTATTTGCATGAGGGTGGGGGGGCTGGCTTGGTGGATTAAGCCTATcttaaaattgaaaaaagaaaaagaaaaaaaataaaaataaataatagcGTAAGACATTTTCGCTGTGTCCTCTACGCGAATGACAACAATACGACCACTACCTCTGGGTCTACAGATTTTGCACGActctactactactgctactactgctaccactactaccactgcTACAGCTTTAATTACTACGCGTCGCGACTTAAGCGTTGAATGGAACCAATCCCTTGACGTTgtcttttcaacttttttgcttctcgTGCCAGGTATtatttttctaatttttattctatttatAAAGCTAAATGgtgaagataaagaaagaaggtaaaaaagaaaaaaagaaaataaaatccCTCATAACAAAATAGAGTTCTAGATAATAAcagtaaaagaaaacttcAATTGCTAGCTTTGTATGAGAGCCATATTTGCTATGCCATTATACAATGCCTATGTAAGCCaccctttttttctgcttATTACATCTTGTAGtttggtaaaaaaaaaaatctggTTCTTTATAAAATGCTGttgcaaaacaatacaaactaaaaaagaaaataatatgaaacaaaataaaacaaagttaaataaagtaaagtaaagtaaagttaaggaaaatttcaaatcaCAGCGTAATTTCCTCTACAACCCCGCTGAGTCGGGATAATAGAAAAAGGCCAAAGCAACAATCAAGTATGTGCTCAACAACATCGCACCTTCTAACCAATTACTCTCACCATCCAAGATTACCAAGTTTGTGATGAAAACACTAACAAAAAGTATCGCAGTCTCAAATGTAGAAAAGTAAAGGGACATTGGCACATCAATAACCCACCCAACAAGGACCATGAATGGGGTAACAAAGATTGCAATTTGCAACGATGATCCCACTGCAACACCAATTGCCAAATCCATCTTATCCTTCATTGCAACAATGATTGCAGTAACGTGTTCTGCTGCATTACCAACAATGGGGATAACAATCAAACCAATAAATGTCTTTGACAACCCTGACTTTTCCACAATCTCATCGATTGATCCAACCAATGTATCTGCCGataaagaaaccaaaatcgtagtcaacaacaacactgCTAATCCCTCGGTAACTGTCAAGTGTTCATTGGTTTCATCCTTGTGCGCACTTGCGGTAATGATGTCATCCCCAGAATCATTGTGGTCATGACCATTGTCCAAAACATTTTCCGCCTCATTGGTGGCCTCGAATAATGACTTGTGTGTCTTtaatgaaaacaacaagtaaaacaaataaacaatcaacaaaatcacACTGACGCCTCTTGACAAGTCCAAGATCAAATTATCAGTGCTGCCAGGCTCGGGGAATACACCAGTTTTTTTAGGTTTTGGTAAGGAGGCATGGAACGCAGCAGGAATCAATAATGAGGCAGTGGCCAATGCCATCAAACTCGACATTGTTTGGGCTACAGTCTGATTAAATGTTTGCTGTACTCTAGTGATACCTCCAGCAACAAAGCAGCAACCAAGCACTAGCAACAAGTTACTCAAGATCGAGCCCAACATTGATGCCTGAACAATACGAACCTGGTTTTCCTTCAATGCAATAATTGAGACAATCAACTCAACTGCATTGCCAAAAGTGGCATTCAACAATCCACCAGCGGTCTGACCCACAAACTCACTAATCTCCTCAGTGGCATAGGCCAAGATGGAAGCCAATGGAATGATGGCTAAGAAATTGAGCCAAAACCTAGCACTTGCATTCCATCCAAGATGTCCTGCTAATAGTCCTAGTGGAACAAACACCAATAAGTAATTGACTGGCGATGACTTGAGTGTGAGCTTAGTTGCTTTGGAAATGTTGGCTATGTAAGACTGTGGCCGTTCGCGGGTGCCGCCAAGAAGAGGTAAGTCGCTCatttgtaaatgtatgtgtgtgaaGCTTTGTTTgcgtgtgtatgtgtattgGTGTAATGTATGTGGGATTTGGAATTTAGAATTTAGAATTTAGAATTTggggaagaaaaagggtgGGAATGGAGAACAGTGACCGTTGGCTTTCTGtttaagaaaaataataacaattttataaaataaaaataaaataatatatacaACTGTGCCGAAAAAGTGTTTCTCTGTTTATCCTGTCAAAGTACCtgcaaagaataaaaggaaTGAAAGacaagatgaaaagaagaggtgggaagaagaaaagaaaaatctaaaaaaaattaaaggaaAGGAACGAGGCTTGGTTCTTAAAAAGGATCTGTTTATAAAAACGAATTGCTCAAGGGTATATGAAATTAGTACCAAAAATGGTGTACTTAGAATTGTACTTAGAATTGTACTTTGAATGGTACTAAATCTGTATAATGCTATTGTCATCTATGTTGCTATGTGTGTTTCAATCATTCtctgttgtttctttctctcactctctctcgcccttctttttttttttttgcgcgCTTGGCTCCTTGCTCAAAGTTCATTCTCATCATCTATTCCTTTATATACTACTATAGTATAGCAAATTTATCGTGTAATATAATCACGTGACCATGTGTTGTTTTTCCCTTTTGTCATATAATTTTTGACAGATGATCAATATATGGGACGTAAAAAATTGTATACAAATTGTAACTATCGCATGctgtgtttgtttatttacCAAATGGTTACATAGtctgtatacatatatctatatattgTACAGCAGAGTTTTAGAACCTCAAAACataaagaaggaaaaatgggggggggggggggtaaGTTTGAATGTAATAAGTTAGTTCTTCTTGACATGCAAatgaaattgcaaaattttgGCATAATTTTCTCTCGAAGAATAAATActagaaacaaagaaagcaaaaaaaaaagcaaacaaacactcgaacaaataaacaagcAAAAGAGTGAAAAAAGACTTAACAACAGTTGTGCACGTATTAGTAACACTATGGATACACTAGAAGCAAGTAATCTCTGCAGATTGGTATTCCTATAATTTATACTAATTGGACTGTTGTCTCACTTTTTCCTACTAGACAATCATTTTCTACCTTAAGACTTAACGTTCTCTAGGAaatttccttccttccttaatttttttttttcatattatgtttctttacatttttttttattttttgatctcatctttctttggggggggggggggggggggcaTAATCTAGATATATAAGCATCACGATGTTTACAAAAAGGTGTTTTACATTGTACAAAAGTTACTCTCCTACCCGGTTTTCTCCCTTGCGTTTGCAGACTTTTGTACTACGAAACGGGCATAATGTTGCAGAGCTCACAGATTCATATAAAATGTATTGGGAAAAGGTATTTTTATTCGTCACGAAGAGGGTTAGGGttaggggggggggggggggggaaatGGCGAAGACACATATACTGAAAGTCAGccgcaaaaacaaaaaataataaaaaaaaacagctGATTGTTTATTCCGTCTTTCGCCACACCACTTACTCATGAGCAAATAAAGACCAAACAAATTTGGATTGGCCAAATAGGAAGAGGGAAGTACAATATATACTAAATATATCAATTATATGGatattatatatactaTATTTGTAAGTAAAAACGGTGATACATCGCCGTCCAGGGCTCATGCTCACCTTCCACCAGtattctttcaaaaaaaacaaatttctcatttttttttatttatttattttcttcttcttcaatgaCAAGACATGCTTCTTGAAATTGCATCGGTAGAACCACCGGTGCCTCCACAAATGTAGTTTCCAATACCAGCTCCCATAGCTACTGCAATCATGAGCCATCCATTATAGGTCATAAACACCAACATCAACCAAAAGGAGTAAAAAACTTGCACTCCGTAGATGATACCTCTATACAATTTGAAGCGCTTCTGTTGTGACGTAGATACCCCAGAGGCAATACTCGATCTCTCCCAATTGCCGAAAAGAGCCTTGATGTACTCATATCCTACTCCGAGTGCCACAATAGTGAAAAAGGAGGCAATGAAGCCAGCATATGTTTTGATGTGCCACCATTCAAACACAACACAGGTATTGTGCCAGTCCCATGTAAATATCATATTCATTGCGCACCTCTCGCCCCCCATTCCTGGCATTCCAGGCATATCGTGGCCCATGTCACCCATAGCATGGTTGTGAGAAGCTTGGTGATTCATTAGTATCTCTTGACTCATAAAGATTATTTATAGTATTCAATcctttttggaaaataatCTTCAAAGAGTGCGCAATACGTgtactatatatatatatatcttctTCCATCCAGTCTTGCTCTTtacaatacaaaatacTAAATACATTATACAAAATTTtaaacaaccacaacataAGCATACAAATACACCTAGATTCAGAGATAGCCGGATTTTACGCCAACCCGATTATCTCTCCTTTTCCAACAGATTGTTTGTCGTGGGGTGggttggggggggggaaaaGAGGTGGTTTTTGGTGCTTCTTATTTCAGCTTGCTATAGGGATTGGATCGGTAGCTCCCCCCGAACTTTCCCTGTTTGTAGTTCGGTACTGCACACATATGCACACACATTACACACGCATAATATAGCTTGTGCCGTTCTGTCGCGCTCTCCCTCACACACTCCCTcgcacacactctctcttccACTCTTTTTCCATCTACCTGCATGAATATTTTATGTCCACTCCGATTTGACCCATTGGTGGAAACAATTGGCTTTAGCATACGTGATTCCGCATTTTTAATGTGTCATGTAAACCAGTGTATGGATATACATGATTGtaatttttataatttttataattttttttttttactttcttaATCTTATTTGTAGGGGCATTTCCATCtatcattttttattggaaaagaaaaaaaaaagagcaataCATATTCACCAACTCTTTTCCCTATTTCAtaactttttcttcttcttcttcttcttcttcttcttcttcttctttttctttttaatcttccctgtttttttttagcttacttttccttttcacactttccttttcctcctaTCCAAATTATCAAGGTTTTTATCTAATTAGGATATTACATTTTCTAACAGATCACAAACAATAGCCATTTCACAATGAAGCTtttaacaaaagaagagaaggatGCACACTTACAACACGTCATTTCCGAAGGTGCAAAAGGTTTGGTATACGGAGCTGTTGTTTCAGCTGGTATCTTTTCATACTTGAAGTACAGGAAACCAGCGAGGTTTGCTACATTCACCGGTTCCATCAAGGCTGCCATCTTGGCCATGCCAACCATCTCTATTGCGGCATTTTGGGCAGACCAAGGTTCATGGGAGTTTGACCAAATGATGCACCAGTCCGATTaccaacaagaacaagtgCTTAAGGAATACCGTGAATACAACAAATTATCTTTGTCTGACAAGATTTTTACACAATTGAACAACCACAAGTATCAAATCATCATTAGTGCTTGGGCCGCTTCCTTGTACGGTTCATGGGTTCTTGTCAATAGAGACAAAATCATGACCACCGCACAAAAGGCTGTGCAAGCAAGAATGTATGCCCAAGgtatcaccatcatcttATTGTTAGGAACTATTCTTTTGGCAAtgagagaagaagagatcaacaagaaaaaaccaAAGCCACTCCCAGAATGGAGacaaattgtcaatgaaAGAGAAGCTGAATTGAAGCgtttggaaaatgaaaaagacgCCAAGGCATTTAATGAAAAGGCGGAGAAGTTACAAAATGCCCCATCAGCCATATTGGAAGAGCTTAAAAAGTAGATGAAGTGGTTCTTTTCATAacgataatgatgatgatgatgatgatgatgatgctgatgctgatgctgttgatgctgtagttgttgtagttgagCCGCAATGACAGTTTCCCCAACGGGTgtttttaactttttttttattaatttaaCCCATTTGTATATAGAATTTATTATGCGACATCCGAATTTTGacttaaatttttttttctcacacacacacacacactctctctcgcACTTGACTCTGGTATTTGATTGcaaataaatgtgtgattcatcttcatcttcatctccATCTCGATCTCCATCTCGATCTCCATCTCGATCTCGCAAACCACTTATTCTTCCATTGACTTGATTGCAAAACCCACTCGCTTTTTTTCTGACCGATGGCACCGAAAGTGAAAAAGACACAGCAAAAGAAGGATGCATCCGATGAGAAGCTTCAAGCAGTTGTCTTGACGGACTCTTTTGAGACAAGGTTCATGCCATTATCAGCAACTACGCCTCGATGTCTTCTCCCCTTGGTTAATGTCCCATTGATTGAATACACTTTGGAGTTTTTGGCAAATGCCGAGTTGAGCGATGTTATCCTAGTCTGTTCATCACACCATGAGAAAATCCAACACTACATCGAGCACTCCAAATGGAGCCGACCAAACTCTCCGATCCAGATTACCTTGGTGATGTCATTGGAATCAAGATCTGTTGGTGATGCAATGAGAGATATCGACAATCGTGGTCTCATTACTGGAGACTTCCTCTTGGTCTCTGGAGACGTTGTTACCAATAttgattttaaaaaagcTTTGAGTTTCCATAAACAAAAATCACAACTGGACAAAAATCACATGGTAACCATGATTTTGAACAAGGCATCTCCCGTGCACCGTACCAGATCCAAAATTGACCCAGGTACATTTGTTCTTGATAAAGCAACCAATAGATGTGTGTTTTATCAAGAGATTCCTAATGGTAAGAGCAGTTTGGATATTGATCCTGAACTCTTGGAAGGCGACGACTTTGCCATCCGTAATGACTTGATTGATTGTCATTTGGATATTTGTACACCACATGTGCCACAAATCTTTCAAGAAAATTTTGATTACCAATATTTGAGAAGTGATTTTTTGAAAGGTGTTTTGACTTCGGACTTGTTAAGAAAAACCATTTATGCATATCTTAGCGAAGAGAGCTCAGATTATTCTGCAAGAGTCGAGAGTTGGGAGACTTATAAAGCAGTCTCACAAGATGTGCTTGGTAGATGGACTTATCCAATACTGCCAGATTGTAATTTGGCCGACGACACGACATACTCGTATGAGTTCAACAATGTATacaaggaagaaaaagtcaTTCTTGCGCAGTCATGTAAGATTGGCTCTTCGACTGCCATTGGAAGAAATTCCAAGATTGGCGAAGGTACATTTGTTGCACAATCCGTAATTGGAAGAGATTGTCAGATTGGAAACAATGTTACCATTCGTAACTCATACGTGTTGGATGGTGTAACTGTTGAAGATGACTGTATCCTTGAGGGATGTGTCGTGGCATCCGGTGCCGTAttacaaaaagaagcaCATTTACCACCATCTACAGTGATCAACTATAATGCTAAAGTTGGTAGTGGGCTATACTTTTCTGGAAATAGGCAAAATGAGAATAAAAGTCGCAATATCAATGgtaacaacatcaacaatgatgatgatgatgatgatgaagaggaagaggaagaagaaggtgatgatgatgatgttgatgatgaagaagatgaagattaTGAAGATTATGATAATACAGACTCTAGTCTTGAAAAACCTTCATTTTACCTGTTGTCAAATAT includes these proteins:
- the VCX1 gene encoding Vacuolar calcium ion transporter, which gives rise to MSDLPLLGGTRERPQSYIANISKATKLTLKSSPVNYLLVFVPLGLLAGHLGWNASARFWLNFLAIIPLASILAYATEEISEFVGQTAGGLLNATFGNAVELIVSIIALKENQVRIVQASMLGSILSNLLLVLGCCFVAGGITRVQQTFNQTVAQTMSSLMALATASLLIPAAFHASLPKPKKTGVFPEPGSTDNLILDLSRGVSVILLIVYLFYLLFSLKTHKSLFEATNEAENVLDNGHDHNDSGDDIITASAHKDETNEHLTVTEGLAVLLLTTILVSLSADTLVGSIDEIVEKSGLSKTFIGLIVIPIVGNAAEHVTAIIVAMKDKMDLAIGVAVGSSLQIAIFVTPFMVLVGWVIDVPMSLYFSTFETAILFVSVFITNLVILDGESNWLEGAMLLSTYLIVALAFFYYPDSAGL
- the CTR2 gene encoding copper transpport protein, whose protein sequence is MNHQASHNHAMGDMGHDMPGMPGMGGERCAMNMIFTWDWHNTCVVFEWWHIKTYAGFIASFFTIVALGVGYEYIKALFGNWERSSIASGVSTSQQKRFKLYRGIIYGVQVFYSFWLMLVFMTYNGWLMIAVAMGAGIGNYICGGTGGSTDAISRSMSCH
- the RCF2_2 gene encoding Replication factor C, subunit RFC4, which gives rise to MKLLTKEEKDAHLQHVISEGAKGLVYGAVVSAGIFSYLKYRKPARFATFTGSIKAAILAMPTISIAAFWADQGSWEFDQMMHQSDYQQEQVLKEYREYNKLSLSDKIFTQLNNHKYQIIISAWAASLYGSWVLVNRDKIMTTAQKAVQARMYAQGITIILLLGTILLAMREEEINKKKPKPLPEWRQIVNEREAELKRLENEKDAKAFNEKAEKLQNAPSAILEELKK
- the GCD6 gene encoding translation initiation factor eIF-2B epsilon subunit, GEF (BUSCO:EOG09260RS7), encoding MAPKVKKTQQKKDASDEKLQAVVLTDSFETRFMPLSATTPRCLLPLVNVPLIEYTLEFLANAELSDVILVCSSHHEKIQHYIEHSKWSRPNSPIQITLVMSLESRSVGDAMRDIDNRGLITGDFLLVSGDVVTNIDFKKALSFHKQKSQSDKNHMVTMILNKASPVHRTRSKIDPGTFVLDKATNRCVFYQEIPNGKSSLDIDPELLEGDDFAIRNDLIDCHLDICTPHVPQIFQENFDYQYLRSDFLKGVLTSDLLRKTIYAYLSEESSDYSARVESWETYKAVSQDVLGRWTYPISPDCNLADDTTYSYEFNNVYKEEKVILAQSCKIGSSTAIGRNSKIGEGTFVAQSVIGRDCQIGNNVTIRNSYVLDGVTVEDDCILEGCVVASGAVLQKEAHLPPSTVINYNAKVGSGLYFSGNRQNENKSRNINGNNINNDDDDDDEEEEEEEGDDDDVDDEEDEDYEDYDNTDSSLEKPSFYSLSNISDDSIASVSDKKKRRPSRRRYSANSMMSEYDDEQFDVEGLATVSRAIENNHDIDTALLELNTLRMSMNVTYHDVRSVTSEAILKKVNEFVTTDTLKPQEATVKLFTHWGKMFKRQVFSPEEEVDLLQILESDISQMDSSFNQVVLFCVLKTLYDIDVVEEENILQWWNKGEESSVRTLAVKFINWLEEAEEE